A part of Bacteroidia bacterium genomic DNA contains:
- a CDS encoding PDDEXK nuclease domain-containing protein, with the protein MSKIENIILNKSDLLFKGIDTLIEHARSKVAIYVNQESTLLYWSIGQFINTELKTEERLEYGAKIVATLSQQLSWSHLIELANIDNASKRLFYSRMSIHNRWGVRELREKIDSMTFERTAIALKDEKDIVNLLSSSPNETLIPEMVFKNTYVLDFLNLPNFHSEKELENAIILQLEQFIMELGKGFAFLERQKRISIDAIDYHLDLLFYHRKLNRLVAIDLKLGKFKPEYKAQMELYLRYLQKHEKQTHENDPIGLLLCSEGNTEHIELLMLGEENIKVAQYLTELPDKQWFIDKMHRAIEISKMNINSKP; encoded by the coding sequence ATGAGTAAAATAGAAAATATCATCCTAAATAAAAGCGACCTGCTTTTTAAAGGTATTGACACACTCATTGAGCATGCTAGAAGCAAAGTTGCGATATATGTCAATCAAGAATCTACCTTGCTGTATTGGTCTATTGGGCAATTTATTAATACTGAACTAAAGACAGAAGAACGCTTGGAATATGGAGCAAAAATAGTTGCGACACTGTCGCAACAATTGAGTTGGAGTCACTTGATTGAGTTGGCTAATATTGACAATGCCTCCAAACGCCTTTTCTATAGCCGTATGAGCATCCACAACCGCTGGGGTGTAAGAGAACTTAGAGAAAAAATAGACAGTATGACTTTTGAGCGTACGGCAATAGCCCTCAAAGACGAAAAAGACATCGTTAATTTGCTCTCTTCATCACCCAATGAGACGCTAATACCTGAAATGGTATTTAAAAACACCTATGTCCTGGATTTTTTAAACCTACCCAATTTTCATTCAGAGAAAGAGCTAGAAAATGCCATCATCCTTCAATTAGAGCAATTTATTATGGAATTGGGCAAGGGCTTTGCTTTTTTAGAACGCCAAAAACGCATCTCTATTGACGCCATTGATTATCATTTAGACCTACTATTTTATCATCGAAAACTTAACAGGCTGGTAGCTATTGATTTGAAATTGGGCAAATTTAAGCCTGAGTACAAAGCCCAAATGGAACTCTACTTGCGGTATTTGCAAAAACACGAAAAACAAACACACGAAAACGACCCTATAGGCTTGCTCTTGTGTAGCGAGGGCAATACCGAACACATAGAATTACTTATGCTGGGCGAAGAAAACATCAAGGTAGCCCAATACCTTACCGAACTGCCCGACAAACAGTGGTTTATTGACAAAATGCACCGTGCTATAGAGATTTCTAAAATGAACATAAACAGCAAGCCATGA
- a CDS encoding restriction endonuclease subunit S: protein MRKYDAYKDSGIEWIGEIPSHWELVPIKYSLSIPLTDGPHETPELVSEGVIFISAEAIKEDKIDFEKKRGNITIEDHERFSKKYKPQKGDVYMIKSGATTGNLARVETDTEFNIWSPLAAFRPDPEKITTDFLFFYMKSKRFFTAIELGWNYGTQQNIGMNVLENLRLVRPTIEEQTAIAHYLDRKTAEIDELIADKKRLLELYEEEKTALINQAVTGKAKACLGSDAPMKDSGIEWLGEIPEEWEVKRLKLIVSKIGSGVTPSGGSSVYLTSGIPLIRSQNIHFDGIRLDDVAYISEEIDEGMSNSRIQDGDVLLNITGASIGRCFYVPDGFGKGNVNQHVCIIRPILEKVETIFLYYIMRSEIGQTQIRLQQTGANREGLNFEQLKNFILPLPESNEEQQAIVRHIETENARIDAKKSKTEKLIDLLTEYRTALISEVVTGKVKVSD, encoded by the coding sequence ATGAGAAAATACGATGCATACAAAGATTCTGGCATAGAGTGGATTGGAGAGATTCCGAGTCATTGGGAATTAGTACCAATAAAATATTCATTGTCAATTCCATTAACAGATGGTCCGCATGAAACCCCTGAGTTGGTAAGTGAAGGTGTTATTTTCATTTCAGCTGAAGCCATAAAGGAAGATAAAATTGATTTTGAGAAGAAAAGGGGAAATATCACAATAGAAGACCATGAAAGATTTTCCAAGAAATATAAACCTCAAAAAGGAGATGTGTATATGATTAAGTCTGGTGCTACTACAGGAAATTTAGCTAGAGTAGAAACAGATACGGAATTTAATATATGGTCTCCATTAGCTGCTTTTCGTCCAGATCCCGAGAAAATAACAACTGATTTCTTGTTTTTTTATATGAAATCTAAACGCTTTTTCACAGCGATTGAACTTGGCTGGAATTATGGAACTCAGCAAAACATTGGAATGAATGTCTTAGAGAATTTAAGATTGGTGCGACCAACCATAGAAGAACAAACCGCCATCGCCCACTACCTCGACCGTAAAACAGCCGAGATAGACGAACTGATAGCCGACAAAAAACGCCTGCTCGAACTCTACGAAGAAGAAAAAACAGCCCTCATCAACCAGGCCGTTACCGGTAAAGCCAAGGCATGCCTTGGCTCAGATGCACCTATGAAAGATTCAGGCATTGAATGGCTGGGGGAAATTCCGGAGGAGTGGGAGGTGAAGCGGTTGAAATTAATCGTTTCTAAAATTGGAAGTGGAGTAACTCCATCAGGTGGCTCTTCTGTATATTTAACAAGTGGAATACCATTGATTAGAAGCCAGAACATCCATTTTGATGGTATAAGGCTTGATGATGTAGCCTATATATCCGAAGAGATTGATGAAGGAATGAGTAATAGCAGGATTCAAGATGGTGATGTGTTACTAAATATTACAGGTGCTTCAATTGGTAGATGTTTTTATGTGCCTGATGGATTTGGAAAAGGAAATGTTAATCAGCATGTATGTATCATTCGTCCTATTCTGGAAAAAGTAGAAACAATTTTTCTCTATTATATCATGCGTTCCGAAATAGGACAAACACAAATTAGACTTCAGCAAACAGGTGCTAATAGAGAGGGCTTAAATTTTGAACAATTGAAGAATTTTATTTTACCCTTACCAGAATCTAACGAAGAACAACAAGCCATCGTCCGCCACATCGAAACGGAAAATGCCCGTATAGACGCCAAAAAATCCAAAACCGAAAAATTGATTGACCTCTTAACTGAGTACCGCACGGCGCTCATCAGCGAGGTGGTGACTGGGAAGGTGAAAGTAAGCGATTGA
- a CDS encoding class I SAM-dependent DNA methyltransferase, which yields MKNFKEKADLIWRVADLLRGDYKQSDYGKVILPMTVLRRLDCVLEPTKQKVLDYLPKVDSLKESAKDIALNKIAGFNFHNRSQFNFDKLIADSDNVAINLRNYINGFSTSAREIIEYFNFDDQIDRMDGPQADILFRVVKSFQEIDLTDMDSMEMGYTFEELIRKFAEQSNETAGEHFTPREVIRLMVNVLFIEDKDILTQDGIVKTLYDPACGTGGMLSVGEQYVKELNPKAELKVFGQEINPESYAICKSDMLIKGQNPSNIKFGNTFTVDGLEEEKFDYMLSNPPFGVDWKKAEKIIKAEADNKGMSGRFGAGLPRINDGSLLFLQHMISKMKSGGTRIGIVFNGSPLFTGAAESGESNIRKWIIENDWLEAVIALPDQLFYNTGISTYIWIITNNKSAERSGKVQLINATGAKDEELTKEGKLDFNRFWQKMDRSLGNKRKKIAENGNEKGIGFITQLYGNFEENEFCKILPNEFFGYWRITVEQPLKENGKVVKSKGQPKPDTSLRDYENIPFLVKTGYALSPQTIEGYFEREVKPHLPEAWIDHSKTKVGYEINFTKYFYEFKPLRPLADIKADILALEEKTLETEKTVLDS from the coding sequence CTGTGTACTCGAACCGACCAAACAGAAAGTGCTGGACTACCTACCCAAAGTAGATTCACTAAAAGAAAGTGCCAAAGACATTGCGCTCAATAAAATTGCGGGTTTCAACTTCCACAACAGAAGCCAATTCAACTTTGATAAACTCATTGCTGACTCTGATAATGTTGCTATAAATCTTAGAAACTACATCAATGGCTTTTCAACCAGTGCCAGGGAAATTATTGAGTACTTCAATTTTGATGATCAAATAGACCGAATGGACGGCCCCCAGGCCGATATTCTTTTTCGTGTCGTTAAGTCTTTTCAAGAAATAGATTTAACCGACATGGATTCCATGGAAATGGGGTACACCTTCGAAGAACTCATCCGAAAATTTGCGGAACAATCCAACGAAACAGCCGGGGAACACTTTACACCAAGAGAAGTCATTCGCCTGATGGTAAATGTACTTTTCATTGAAGATAAAGACATACTTACCCAAGACGGAATTGTAAAAACACTTTATGACCCTGCCTGCGGTACTGGCGGAATGCTTTCGGTAGGTGAGCAATATGTAAAAGAACTCAACCCGAAAGCTGAACTAAAAGTGTTTGGTCAGGAAATCAATCCTGAATCCTACGCCATCTGTAAATCGGATATGCTGATTAAAGGTCAAAACCCAAGCAACATCAAGTTTGGAAACACCTTTACAGTGGATGGACTGGAAGAAGAAAAGTTTGATTACATGCTTTCCAATCCGCCTTTTGGTGTGGACTGGAAAAAAGCCGAAAAAATCATCAAAGCCGAAGCAGACAACAAAGGCATGAGCGGACGTTTTGGGGCAGGATTACCAAGAATCAATGATGGTTCTTTGCTTTTCCTGCAACACATGATTTCTAAAATGAAATCAGGAGGAACTCGAATTGGAATTGTTTTTAATGGCTCGCCATTGTTTACGGGTGCAGCTGAAAGTGGCGAAAGCAATATCCGGAAATGGATTATTGAAAATGATTGGCTGGAAGCAGTCATTGCCCTGCCCGATCAACTCTTTTACAACACAGGCATTAGCACCTATATCTGGATAATCACCAACAACAAAAGTGCCGAGCGAAGCGGTAAAGTGCAATTGATAAATGCAACTGGTGCAAAAGATGAAGAACTGACCAAAGAAGGCAAACTCGATTTCAACCGCTTTTGGCAAAAAATGGACAGAAGCCTGGGCAATAAACGCAAGAAAATTGCTGAAAACGGAAATGAAAAAGGCATTGGCTTCATTACGCAACTCTATGGCAATTTTGAAGAAAACGAGTTTTGCAAAATTCTGCCCAATGAGTTTTTTGGCTATTGGAGAATTACGGTTGAACAGCCGCTAAAGGAAAACGGCAAGGTGGTAAAAAGTAAAGGACAACCCAAGCCCGACACTTCTTTGCGTGATTACGAAAATATACCTTTCCTTGTAAAGACAGGGTATGCCCTGTCTCCTCAGACGATCGAGGGTTATTTTGAGCGGGAAGTAAAACCCCATCTACCCGAAGCGTGGATAGACCACAGCAAAACCAAAGTTGGTTATGAAATAAACTTTACCAAATATTTCTATGAGTTTAAGCCATTAAGGCCACTGGCAGACATCAAAGCCGATATTTTGGCTTTAGAGGAAAAAACGTTGGAAACTGAAAAAACGGTATTGGACTCATGA